DNA sequence from the Bacillus mesophilus genome:
GAATCCAGCTAGCCCAGCCAATTGCGGGTGTAGTTTAATGGTAAAACCTCAGCCTTCCAAGCTGATGTCGTGAGTTCGATTCTCATCACCCGCTCCAATTGATATTTAGACATGGGCCTATAGCTCAGTTGGTTAGAGCGCACGCCTGATAAGCGTGAGGTCGATGGTTCGAGTCCATTTAGGCCCACCATAACGTAATTTATTAAAAAAATCTTTATTCCACCATAGCTCAGCGGTAGAGCATTCGGCTGTTAACCGAAGGGTCGTAGGTTCGAATCCTACTGGTGGAGCCATTTTTTGGGGAAGTACTCAAGTGGCTGAAGAGGCGCCCCTGCTAAGGGTGTAGGTCGTTTACGCGGCGCGAGGGTTCAAATCCCTCCTTCTCCGCCAGTCTCATATATTTTGGCCCATTGGTCAAGCGGTTAAGACACCGCCCTTTCACGGCGGTAACACGGGTTCGAATCCCGTATGGGTCATCTTAAAAAACACACTCCAACTTGTTGAAGTGTGTTTTATTTATTTTAGCTTATAAGGTCAAAAAGATAGTTGGGTTATAGTTCCATTACTAATGAGTTTAATTAGATACATAAAAAGAATTGAACAGAAAAAGAGGCAAATCCTCTTTTTCTTGGCAATTTTATTATTGATTTTTCTTACGCTTCTTATTGTTTTGTCTCTGTTCTGCTGTTAATGGCTCATTCTGAAATTCCTCATTATAGCCGGCGCCTTTTCCTTGTGCACTTGCTGCGTTCATTCCTGGAATTACGTGGTTCGCTTTACGCTTTCCCATTTAACTCACCTCCATAGTTATATAATGAGTAAACTAGGAGAAAAATATGTTGGTAATGAAATTCTAAATGTTTCTTTACTATATGATGTTTATAAGAAATCCTTATAACAAACTATAACTTTCTTTTTATTTACTTATGTATATAGTTGTATTAAGATAAAAAGGTAAGTTAAAGAAGGATTGCTGAATTATATGAAAGCTATCTGTTATTAAGAATGAAAAAGGGGGAGTACTCGTGGCTACAAACGATGTATTCAAATCACGTTCATCCTTTGAGGTGAATGGCAAGAAGTACAATTATTATAATTTAAAAGCCCTTGAAGATGCGGGAATTGGAAA
Encoded proteins:
- the sspO gene encoding small acid-soluble spore protein O, with protein sequence MGKRKANHVIPGMNAASAQGKGAGYNEEFQNEPLTAEQRQNNKKRKKNQ